The Candidatus Zixiibacteriota bacterium genome contains the following window.
TCCACTATCCCTATCATTGAGAAGATTATGATAGTGCGAGCTGGTGTTCTGAACTTTGGATGAACTGCATTAAACCAGGGGCTTATAATCCCGAATTTACTTAAAGAATAAGTTAGTCTTGAGGCACCCATAACTCCGGTATTAGAGGAGATGAAAAGGATTAGGGCACCTAAACCAGCCGCAAAAGGACCTGCCATAAATCCAATCAAAGGGATGGCTTTGGCTAAAATGGCAATCGGATTATCCATATGTTTGGCAAACTCCTGCCAGGGCAGAACTCCCAAGCCCAAGGTGGAGAAAGCAACTGCGAAGATAAATACAGTAAAAATCAAAGTTAAGGAGGTCCTGGGTATTATAGTTGCTGGCCTTCTGGTCTCCTGAGCAGCTTGAGATATAGACTCTAAACCCACAAAGGAGATAATCGCCAGAGAGGAGCCATACATAAAATTGTGAAAGGTTGGGAACTGGGTTTTCCATTGATGGGCTAAAAACTCAGGTTTCCAGGCGAAAAGAAATCCCATTATCACTAAGGCTGATTCCGTTATGATTACAAGTACCCCGATAAATTCGTTTAAGAAAGAAGATTCTTTTACACCCCGGATATTGACCCAGATCAAAATCGAAATTAAGATCAAAGTCTCTATGCACCAGAAGTAATGAACCTGGTGAAATGGACCAATAGACAGGACAAAGCTCCCTATATCTCTTCCTATGATATAAGGCATAAAAAAATTCAGATAACCGGCCGAAGCAGTGGCAAAAAGAGCAATATCGATGGTATAGTCTAAAAGTAAAGCTGCTCCTCCTACAAAACCCCAGAAATCACCTAAGCCCCGTAGGGTAAAGTATGGTCCTCCACCAGCCACTGGATAGGCTGAGGCAAGCTCAGTATAGGCTAATCCAATCATTATATAGATTATTCCAGCCAGGGCAAAGACTAAACTCGCAGCTCCCTGGGCATAAGCCATCACCAGGCCTAAAGCTACATAGGTATCTGCTCCTACATCTGCAAATCCCCACATATAAGAG
Protein-coding sequences here:
- a CDS encoding APC family permease is translated as MAQVQTTEKLELRRDVSVWGSYMWGFADVGADTYVALGLVMAYAQGAASLVFALAGIIYIMIGLAYTELASAYPVAGGGPYFTLRGLGDFWGFVGGAALLLDYTIDIALFATASAGYLNFFMPYIIGRDIGSFVLSIGPFHQVHYFWCIETLILISILIWVNIRGVKESSFLNEFIGVLVIITESALVIMGFLFAWKPEFLAHQWKTQFPTFHNFMYGSSLAIISFVGLESISQAAQETRRPATIIPRTSLTLIFTVFIFAVAFSTLGLGVLPWQEFAKHMDNPIAILAKAIPLIGFMAGPFAAGLGALILFISSNTGVMGASRLTYSLSKFGIISPWFNAVHPKFRTPARTIIIFSMIGIV